From Pantoea sp. Ep11b, the proteins below share one genomic window:
- a CDS encoding YqjD family protein, with amino-acid sequence MSGKIEDKVKEAAGAVQEQWGAATGSSEHQVKGAARRYTNQASYAARDAAECIKDQVQSNPAAGLAIAAGVGVFIGFLLGRK; translated from the coding sequence ATGTCAGGAAAAATCGAAGATAAAGTAAAAGAAGCGGCTGGCGCAGTTCAGGAACAATGGGGTGCAGCAACCGGTTCATCTGAGCATCAGGTTAAAGGCGCAGCACGCCGTTACACCAACCAGGCAAGCTATGCAGCACGCGATGCGGCTGAGTGCATCAAGGATCAGGTTCAGTCTAATCCTGCTGCCGGTCTGGCTATCGCGGCAGGCGTAGGCGTATTTATCGGCTTCCTGCTGGGCCGCAAGTAA
- a CDS encoding Ppx/GppA phosphatase family protein produces the protein MRSAALSAVILFCSLLFATAAEADGCRQVRAALDIGSGTTKIAVARVNVCQQRIEKMLYQDQRAVAWNDALAHSPDHQLSPAIVQDGVTAIRPLLARAQRFHPDRISGVATAVFRNATNGEAVIAQLQRQTGAAISIISQQQEAKLGFLSAKAALGDPGIRDEQLLVWDIGGGSMQMTAWRQAAGQPVADIYQGRLASVTLKNFILTVLKNTPAAPSPNPIGSWRPSVLRFVEFYAANDVSPQIRQDLPGRRVIGIGGVHGFSIRNQLPGKPRHYTLAALRQLSQQQVWKGDSELSGDYRATDVSNLLLVEGYMQALKINEVTVVEASLIQGVLLQ, from the coding sequence TCCGCGCCGCTCTGGATATCGGTTCCGGCACCACCAAAATCGCGGTCGCACGCGTCAATGTCTGCCAGCAACGTATCGAAAAAATGCTCTATCAGGATCAGCGCGCTGTCGCCTGGAACGACGCCCTGGCCCATTCGCCTGATCATCAGCTCAGCCCGGCGATCGTGCAGGATGGGGTGACGGCGATCCGCCCGCTTCTGGCCCGCGCACAGCGTTTTCACCCCGATCGGATCAGCGGCGTTGCTACCGCCGTATTCCGTAACGCCACTAACGGAGAAGCCGTCATCGCGCAGCTGCAGCGCCAGACCGGGGCGGCGATCAGCATCATCTCGCAGCAACAGGAAGCAAAGCTCGGTTTCCTCTCCGCTAAAGCGGCGCTGGGCGATCCCGGTATCCGGGATGAGCAGTTACTGGTCTGGGATATTGGCGGCGGCTCGATGCAGATGACTGCATGGCGTCAGGCGGCGGGCCAGCCCGTTGCCGATATCTATCAGGGCAGACTGGCCTCTGTGACGCTGAAAAATTTTATTCTGACGGTGCTGAAGAATACACCGGCTGCCCCGTCGCCCAATCCAATCGGCTCCTGGCGACCCTCGGTGCTGCGCTTTGTAGAGTTTTATGCAGCGAATGATGTCAGTCCGCAGATCAGACAGGATCTGCCGGGCCGGCGGGTGATCGGCATCGGCGGCGTTCATGGCTTCTCCATCCGTAACCAGTTACCGGGAAAACCCCGTCACTATACACTGGCGGCGCTCCGGCAGCTGTCGCAGCAGCAGGTCTGGAAAGGCGACAGTGAACTTTCGGGCGACTACCGGGCCACTGACGTCAGCAATCTGCTGCTGGTTGAAGGTTATATGCAGGCGCTGAAGATCAATGAGGTCACCGTTGTTGAGGCCAGTCTGATTCAGGGGGTTCTGCTGCAGTAA